One part of the Astatotilapia calliptera chromosome 9, fAstCal1.2, whole genome shotgun sequence genome encodes these proteins:
- the LOC113029446 gene encoding uncharacterized protein LOC113029446, with protein sequence MDTNKAADRPPEPAAESAVQSSNASKAGTHPEKEKRVVKLTAKALAERLDRLQRDRKAKLNKANNLKESIRVSMEKNETSMVKASFSDFVGLCNEAKTIHGSLMCLLPDDEKEKHETWFKAKTMHYDEFTYEVKEWLSGCEHLHLKGDHGVDDGVKPEDSVSNVVGKSSVTKSSSSGKVSTTSSAKIKAKAEKAALLARMAVLKEKHALEEQELKLRRKREQLELEALLSASSAKLAVLQAAEVQSISNISSNAMNSYYEKEIKKTAASATVKPSTPVNEDKPAVQIVQTESKISAMILPGTEIESEPQAQTVITTQFHNVDPPSPRSIPTAAEGRLEDICTILQRQNEITATLVQHQRASSLPSRKIPVFDGDPLQYISFINAFEQGVEEKANKRDCLYYLEQFTTGQPRELVRSCQHMAAGQGYIQAKQLLKEHFGNEYKIATAYIDKALSWPAIKNEDVKSLQAYSLFLCGSCNVMKTLQHMQELDMPVNMKIILCKLPYKMREKWRAFAYDILETSKHRARFQDLVAFIERQVKILSDPLFGDIQNVTSTIPVSKVDNRLKSQPIKQIKGNSFAATATPMNMNKTYSTERLITTTSHDFTVKPSCVCCTQQHTLEECQQFRQKKHRDKMLFLKEKGLCFGCLGAGHISKDCAKRLICRTCGKGHPTVLHIDNNGVIPECYGEPSSSKNVKTCGHTGAGRESGLLSILPVQIKSVKGSHVIQTYAFLDPGSSASFCSEHLLQKLNLVGKRTQFLLQTMGQEKVVSAHSLTGLEVSGLGSNAFYELPEILTQERMPVTTDNFVKEEDLIRWPYLSKVQIPHIMANVDLLIGCNAPKLLEPWEVIHSQGNGPYAIRTALGWVINGPMEDGKSNLDSEHPPTVVNRISVCKLEERLKSQYNYDFNERVTEEKGLSREDLKFMKIMEKSATMEDGHYCLKLPFKKDNIKMPNNFSIVKQRLQSLQRKLLNNEQLHKEYKNFMDEMISNGYAEQIPSQHLSCENGKKWYIPHHAVYHPRKRSIRIVFDCGASFQGTSLNKQLLQGPNLTSTLLGVLLRFRQDPVAFMGDIKAMFYQVKVAKEDRDFLRFLWWPDGDLSKDIIEFRMTVHLFGAVSSPSCASFALRKTAEDNQTEFLDKVCETLKENFYVDDCLKSVASTSDAVDLVKDLSALCQRGGFTLTKWVSNNRTLLQSISEEQRAKDLKELNLDRDKLPVERALGLQWCVETDTFNFKMDIPQKSCTRRGMLSISSSIYDPLGFLAPVLLPAKGMQQELCKRKLGWDEPIPQTMLQRWKGWLSDLQRLSHFKVKSVLLMFIYVNV encoded by the exons ATGGACACAAATAAAGCTGCTGACAGGCCCCCGGAGCCTGCTGCAGAATCAGCTGTGCAAAGTAGCAACGCCAGCAAGGCTGGGACACatccagaaaaggaaaaacgagTGGTGAAATTGACTGCTAAGGCACTTGCAGAGAGACTAGACAGACTGCAACGTGatagaaaagctaaattaaataaagctaATAATTTAAAAGAGAGTATAAGGGTctcaatggaaaaaaatgaaacttctATGGTTAAAGCATCATTCAGTGATTTTGTTGGTTTGTGTAATGAAGCAAAAACAATTCATGGTTCATTGATGTGTTTGTTACCagatgatgaaaaagaaaagcatgaaacatggtttaaagcaaaaacaatgcATTATGATGAGTTCACTTATGAAGTGAAAGAATGGTTGTCAGGTTgcgaacatttacatttaaagggTGATCATGGTGTTGATGATGGTGTTAAGCCAGAGGACAGTGTTTCAAATGTTGTTGGTAAATCTTCAGTCACTAAAAGCTCATCTAGTGGTAAAGTGAGCACAACTTCTTCTGCCaaaatcaaagcaaaagcagaaaaagcagCATTACTCGCTCGTATGGCAGTCCTAAAAGAGAAGCATGCTTTGGAGGAGCAAGAGCTAAAGCTAAGGAGGAAACGTGAACAGCTTGAGCTTGAAGCGTTGCTTTCTGCCTCTTCTGCAAAGTTAGCTGTTCTCCaagctgctgaagttcaaagtaTATCTAACATATCATCCAATGCTATGAATTCATATTATGAAAAGGAAATCAAGAAAACAGCTGCTTCAGCCACAGTCAAGCCTAGTACACCAGTCAATGAAGATAAACCTGCAGTGCAAATAGTACAGACTGAAagcaaaatatctgcaatgaTCCTGCCAGGAACGGAAATCGAAAGTGAGCCACAAGCTCAAACGGTCATCACAACACAATTTCACAATGTGGATCCTCCATCGCCCAGGTCAATTCCTACAGCGGCAGAAGGACGGTTGGAGGACATTTGTACCATTTTacaaagacaaaatgaaataactgcaaCCCTTGTTCAGCATCAGCGTGCATCGTCATTACCATCCAGGAAAATACCTGTATTCGATGGTGATCCTCTTCAGTACATCTCTTTCATTAATGCGTTTGAACAAGGAGTGGAAGAAAAGGCCAATAAGAGGGACTGCTTGTATTATTTGGAGCAGTTTACAACAGGACAGCCGAGAGAGCTGGTACGCAGTTGTCAACATATGGCTGCAGGACAAGGCTATATACAAGCAAAGCAACTGCTCAAAGAACACTTTGGAAATGAATATAAAATTGCAACTGCTTATATTGACAAGGCGTTATCTTGGCCTGCAATTAAAAATGAAGATGTGAAATCATTGCAAGCATATTCCCTTTTCTTATGTGGGAGTTGTAATGTCATGAAAACATTGCAACATATGCAGGAACTGGACATGCCAGTGAacatgaaaatcattttgtgCAAGTTGCCATAtaaaatgagagagaaatggCGAGCGTTTGCATATGATATATTGGAAACCTCTAAACACAGAGCTCGGTTTCAAGATTTGGTTGCATTTATTGAAAGGCAGGTGAAAATTCTTTCGGATCCTTTGTTTGGGGACATTCAGAATGTAACGTCAACAATCCCTGTCTCAAAGGTTGACAACAGACTGAAGTCACAACCAATCAAACAAATTAAAGGGAACAGCTTTGCTGCTACAGCCACACCCATGAACATGAATAAAACCTACAGCACGGAAAGGCTGATTACTACAACAAGCCATGACTTTACAGTAAAGCCATCTTGTGTCTGCTGTACTCAACAACACACACTGGAGGAGTGTCAACAGTTTCGGCagaagaagcacagagacaaaatGCTTTTTCTAAAGGAGAAAGGGCTGTGTTTTGGTTGCTTAGGTGCTGGGCACATAAGCAAGGACTGTGCTAAGCGTTTGATATGTAGAACGTGTGGTAAAGGTCATCCCACTGTCCTCCATATTGATAACAATGGTGTAATCCCTGAATGCTATGGAGAGCCCTCCTCTTCAAAGAATGTAAAAACTTGTGGTCATACAGGGGCCGGAAGAGAAAGCGGTTTGCTTTCCATTCTGCCAGTTCAAATAAAGTCTGTTAAAGGTAGTCATGTCATACAGACATATGCTTTTTTAGATCCTGGCAGTTCAGCTAGCTTCTGTTCAGAGCACCTCTTGCAAAAGCTAAATCTTGTGGGCAAAAGAACTCAATTCCTGTTACAAACGATGGGTCAAGAAAAGGTAGTCTCTGCCCACTCACTTACTGGTCTTGAAGTTTCTGGTTTAGGCAGCAATGCCTTCTATGAACTTCCAGAAATCCTAACACAGGAAAGGATGCCTGTCACCACGGATAACTTCGTAAAGGAAGAAGATCTGATCAGGTGGCCATATCTGTCAAAGGTTCAAATTCCCCACATAATGGCTAATGTGGACCTGTTGATTGGATGCAACGCTCCCAAGTTATTGGAACCATGGGAGGTCATTCATAGCCAGGGGAATGGCCCATATGCTATAAGAACAGCATTGGGTTGGGTCATAAATGGGCCCATGGAAGATGGTAAAAGCAACTTGGACAGCGAGCACCCACCAACAGTTGTAAATAGGATATCTGTTTGTAAGCTGGAGGAGAGGTTGAAAAGTCAATATAACTATGACTTTAATGAAAGGGTTACAGAGGAAAAGGGTTTGTCAAGGGAGGACCTTAAGTTCATGAAGATCATGGAAAAATCTGCAACAATGGAAGACGGACACTACTGTTTGAAGTTACCTTTTAAAAAGGACAACATAAAGATGCCAAACAATTTCTCCATAGTTAAACAAAGATTGCAAAGTCTACAACGAAAACTTCTCAACAATGAACAGTTgcataaagaatataaaaacttTATGGACGAGATGATAAGTAATGGATATGCAGAGCAAATACCTTCACAGCATCTGTCTTGCGAAAATGGAAAGAAGTGGTACATTCCTCATCACGCAGTTTACCATCCCAGAAAACGATCTATAAGAATTGTATTTGACTGTGGGGCATCATTCCAGGGGACATCATTAAACAAGCAGCTCTTACAAGGTCCTAATCTCACAAGCACATTGCTTGGGGTTTTGCTTAGATTTCGACAGGATCCAGTCGCATTTATGGGTGACATAAAGGCAATGTTTTATCAAGTTAAAGTTGCCAAAGAGGACAGAGACTTTCTGCGTTTTTTATGGTGGCCAGATGGAGATCTGAGCAAGGACATAATTGAGTTTCGCATGACTGTTCATCTGTTTGGTGCAGTATCTTCCCCGAGCTGCGCCAGTTTCGCTTtgagaaaaacagctgaggaCAATCAAACTGAATTCCTAGACAAGGTATGTGAAACGCTGAAAGAGAACTTCTATGTGGACGACTGTTTAAAGAGTGTGGCCTCCACCTCAGATGCTGTTGATTTGGTCAAAGATCTTTCAGCACTCTGTCAAAGGGGAGGATTTACACTGACCAAGTGGGTCAGTAACAATCGCACCCTGTTGCAAAGTATCTCTGAGGAGCAAAGGGCTAAAGACTTGAAAGAATTAAATCTTGACAGAGACAAACTTCCGGTAGAAAGAGCTCTGGGCTTGCAGTGGTGTGTGGAAACTGATACATTCAACTTCAAAATGGATATCCCTCAAAAATCCTGTACTAGGCGTGGAATGTTATCAATATCAAGTTCCATTTACGATCCATTGGGATTTCTTGCACCAGTCCTGCTGCCTGCCAAAGGAATGCAGCAGGAGCTTTGCAAAAGGAAACTGGGATGGGATGAACCAATACCCCAAACCATGTTGCAAAGGTGGAAAGGTTGGCTCAGTGATTTGCAAAGGCTTTCCCATTTCAAGGTTAAAAG TGTGTTacttatgtttatttatgtgaatGTATAG